A portion of the Edaphobacter bradus genome contains these proteins:
- a CDS encoding Nramp family divalent metal transporter, with protein MTWWRRWRTRLMLLLAVLGPGFITANVDNDSGGILTYSQAGAQYGYTLLWTMIPITLALIVVQEMCARMGAVTGKGLSDLIREEFGLRITFFIMILLVIVNFGNVMAEFSGIASSMQLFHISKYISVPACAFIVWALVVKGDYKSVEKVFLVASVVYIAYIFAGVLSGPNWHLALVETVKLPRREVWSDRNYVYMTIGVIGTTIAPWMQFYLQSSIVEKGIEIKQYKASRLDVIIGSIFTDVVAWFIIVVCAATLYTHGLRNISEASDAAEAMKPLAGQYAFILFAAGLFNASLFAASILPLSTAYTVCEGMGFESGLDKGFREAKFFYWFYTLLLALGAGVVLVPNFPLVKVIIGSQVLNGVLLPVVLIFMLKLINKHELMGKYTNSRWFNAVAWITTVIVIGLSLVLMWNQISG; from the coding sequence ATGACGTGGTGGCGTAGATGGAGAACCCGGCTCATGTTGTTGCTTGCCGTCCTTGGGCCCGGCTTCATCACTGCCAACGTCGACAACGACTCCGGCGGCATCCTTACCTACTCGCAGGCGGGCGCGCAGTATGGCTACACGCTGCTGTGGACGATGATCCCAATCACTCTCGCGCTCATCGTAGTGCAGGAGATGTGCGCGCGCATGGGGGCCGTGACGGGAAAGGGGCTGAGCGACCTTATCCGCGAGGAGTTCGGCCTGCGCATCACCTTCTTCATCATGATCCTTCTGGTGATCGTGAACTTCGGCAACGTGATGGCCGAGTTCTCGGGCATCGCCAGCAGTATGCAACTGTTCCACATCAGCAAGTACATAAGCGTGCCTGCCTGCGCCTTCATCGTGTGGGCGCTCGTCGTCAAGGGCGACTACAAGAGCGTCGAGAAGGTCTTCCTCGTTGCCAGCGTTGTGTACATCGCCTATATCTTCGCCGGAGTTCTCAGCGGGCCGAACTGGCATCTGGCGCTCGTAGAGACGGTGAAGCTGCCTAGGCGCGAGGTCTGGAGTGACAGGAATTACGTCTACATGACGATCGGTGTCATCGGCACGACCATTGCGCCGTGGATGCAGTTTTACCTGCAGTCCTCGATCGTCGAAAAAGGGATCGAGATCAAGCAGTACAAGGCCTCACGGCTGGATGTCATCATCGGCTCGATCTTCACTGACGTCGTCGCGTGGTTCATCATCGTAGTCTGCGCCGCGACGCTGTATACGCACGGGCTGCGCAACATCTCCGAGGCCTCCGACGCTGCCGAGGCGATGAAGCCACTCGCGGGGCAGTACGCCTTCATCCTCTTCGCAGCGGGGCTGTTCAACGCTTCCCTGTTCGCCGCGTCAATTCTGCCGCTCTCGACGGCTTACACGGTGTGCGAGGGCATGGGATTCGAGAGCGGACTGGACAAGGGCTTCCGCGAGGCGAAGTTCTTCTACTGGTTCTATACGCTGCTGCTCGCGTTGGGCGCCGGGGTCGTTCTGGTTCCCAACTTTCCGCTGGTGAAGGTCATCATCGGGTCGCAGGTGCTTAATGGCGTGCTGCTTCCTGTAGTGCTGATCTTCATGCTGAAGCTGATCAACAAGCATGAGCTGATGGGCAAGTACACAAACTCGCGCTGGTTCAATGCCGTGGCCTGGATCACGACGGTGATCGTCATCGGCCTGTCTCTGGTGCTGATGTGGAACCAGATCTCTGGCTGA
- a CDS encoding HAD family hydrolase, giving the protein MSNAVSTSRLSTEQFHAAVHEVAHSIAVFDCDGTLWSGDAGSGFMKWSIETGLISREATDWIDRRYRGYLRGEVSELAICGEMVQLYQGLREDEMRRAASDFFSAQIERNIFPEMRQLIADLHSRGVDIWAVSSTNDWVIEEGVTRFGIPANRVLSARVEIRNGLVTDKLLDVPTDEGKVASLAGAGINAPDAVFGNSVHDAAMLSIARRAFPVNPSPALLERATFEGWPVYYPASVSPA; this is encoded by the coding sequence GTGAGCAACGCAGTCTCCACCAGCCGCCTGAGCACTGAGCAGTTCCACGCCGCCGTCCACGAGGTTGCCCACTCCATCGCTGTCTTCGACTGCGACGGCACCCTCTGGTCCGGTGACGCAGGCTCCGGCTTCATGAAGTGGTCCATCGAAACCGGGCTCATCTCCCGCGAGGCGACCGACTGGATCGACCGCCGCTACCGCGGTTACCTCCGCGGCGAAGTCTCGGAACTCGCCATCTGCGGCGAGATGGTTCAGCTCTACCAGGGCCTTCGCGAAGACGAGATGCGCCGCGCCGCCAGCGACTTCTTCAGCGCTCAGATTGAGCGAAACATCTTCCCCGAGATGCGGCAGCTCATCGCCGACCTTCATTCCCGAGGAGTCGACATCTGGGCCGTCAGCTCCACCAATGACTGGGTCATCGAAGAGGGCGTAACCCGCTTTGGAATCCCGGCAAACCGCGTCCTCAGCGCGCGCGTCGAGATCCGCAACGGCCTCGTCACCGACAAGCTTCTCGACGTGCCCACCGATGAGGGCAAGGTAGCCTCCCTCGCAGGGGCCGGAATCAACGCTCCCGATGCCGTCTTCGGCAACTCGGTGCACGACGCGGCCATGCTCTCCATCGCCCGCCGCGCCTTTCCGGTGAACCCCTCGCCGGCGCTGCTCGAACGCGCCACCTTTGAGGGATGGCCGGTTTACTATCCCGCGTCTGTCTCCCCGGCCTGA
- a CDS encoding (deoxy)nucleoside triphosphate pyrophosphohydrolase, with protein sequence MKQRIRKLNNKIDPAAPRPVRFVVAALILRQAETGTEVLICQRKPDQPMSLKWEFPGGKIEPGETPETALARELNEELGIIAVIGKRIARVRHKYRNGGTIDLQFFAVDEFTGALENRIFNDMQWAALNTLPSYDFLAADLGLIKDLSEGRLL encoded by the coding sequence GTGAAACAACGAATTCGTAAGTTGAACAACAAAATCGATCCGGCCGCTCCGAGACCCGTGAGGTTCGTTGTAGCGGCGCTGATTCTGCGCCAGGCTGAGACTGGCACTGAGGTCCTGATCTGCCAGCGCAAACCCGATCAGCCGATGAGCCTCAAGTGGGAGTTCCCCGGAGGCAAGATCGAGCCCGGCGAGACCCCGGAGACCGCTCTCGCCCGCGAACTCAACGAAGAGCTTGGAATCATCGCCGTCATCGGCAAGCGCATCGCCCGCGTCCGCCACAAGTACCGCAACGGCGGAACGATCGACCTGCAGTTCTTCGCGGTAGACGAGTTCACCGGTGCGCTGGAGAACCGCATCTTCAATGACATGCAGTGGGCCGCGCTCAACACGCTGCCCAGCTACGACTTCCTCGCCGCCGACCTCGGCCTCATCAAGGACCTCTCGGAAGGCAGGCTGCTCTAA